One stretch of Saccharopolyspora erythraea DNA includes these proteins:
- the hisF gene encoding imidazole glycerol phosphate synthase subunit HisF produces MAVAVRVIPCLDVDQGRVVKGVNFTNLVDAGDPVELAQAYDAEGADELTFLDVTASSSNRETTFDVVRRTAEQVFIPLTVGGGVRSPEDIDRLLRAGADKVSLNTAAIARPELLRESSQRFGAQCVVLSVDARRVPEGGEPTASGFEVTTHGGRRGTGICAVEWAARGQELGVGEILLNSMDADGTKAGFDLEMIRAVREAVDVPLIASGGAGAVEHFAPAVRAGADAVLAASVFHFGQLRIGEVKDAMRAEGITVR; encoded by the coding sequence ATGGCCGTCGCGGTGCGTGTGATCCCCTGCCTGGACGTCGACCAGGGGCGGGTCGTAAAAGGCGTCAACTTCACCAACCTCGTCGATGCGGGTGACCCGGTCGAGCTGGCCCAGGCATACGACGCCGAAGGCGCCGACGAGCTGACCTTCCTGGACGTCACCGCCTCGTCCTCGAACCGCGAGACGACCTTCGACGTGGTGCGCCGCACCGCCGAGCAGGTCTTCATCCCGCTGACCGTCGGTGGCGGCGTGCGCAGCCCCGAGGACATCGACCGCCTGCTGCGCGCGGGCGCCGACAAGGTGAGCCTCAACACCGCCGCGATCGCGCGCCCCGAGCTGCTGCGCGAATCCTCGCAGCGCTTCGGCGCCCAGTGCGTGGTGCTGTCGGTGGACGCGCGCCGGGTGCCCGAGGGTGGTGAGCCGACCGCTTCGGGCTTCGAGGTCACGACCCACGGCGGGCGCCGGGGCACCGGCATCTGCGCGGTGGAGTGGGCCGCCAGGGGCCAGGAGCTGGGCGTCGGGGAGATCCTGCTGAACTCCATGGACGCCGACGGCACCAAGGCCGGGTTCGACCTGGAGATGATCCGCGCCGTGCGGGAGGCCGTCGACGTCCCGCTGATCGCGAGCGGCGGCGCCGGTGCGGTCGAGCACTTCGCGCCCGCCGTGCGCGCCGGGGCCGACGCGGTGCTCGCGGCCAGCGTCTTCCACTTCGGCCAGCTCCGCATCGGAGAGGTCAAGGACGCCATGCGCGCGGAAGGGATCACGGTTCGATGA
- a CDS encoding PPOX class F420-dependent oxidoreductase, which produces MDKVTRILADSRYLLLTTFRRNGKPVPTPVWVVGDGGSLAVWSDAESGKVKRIRREPGVELAPCDALGKPHGEPVRGRAIVLDPFELERVQRLLTRKYGLAGRAYLAAGRLRRDRPEMVAVSITVGG; this is translated from the coding sequence ATGGACAAGGTCACCCGCATCCTCGCCGACTCCCGCTACCTGCTGCTGACCACGTTCCGCCGCAACGGAAAGCCGGTGCCCACCCCGGTGTGGGTCGTCGGCGACGGCGGCAGCCTGGCGGTCTGGAGCGACGCCGAGTCCGGCAAGGTCAAGCGGATCCGGCGGGAGCCGGGCGTCGAGCTCGCGCCGTGCGACGCGCTCGGCAAGCCGCACGGGGAGCCCGTGCGCGGGCGGGCCATCGTGCTCGACCCCTTCGAGCTGGAGCGGGTGCAGCGCCTGCTGACCCGCAAGTACGGCCTGGCCGGGCGGGCGTACCTGGCGGCCGGCCGCCTGCGCCGCGACCGCCCGGAGATGGTCGCGGTCTCCATCACCGTCGGCGGCTGA
- a CDS encoding alpha/beta fold hydrolase, which produces MRRRRTPALGALLALAAVTASAAPALAAPAAGTPAPQTAVDWQPCEQNPQVQCATMRVPVDWSRPDGPTVTIPVARQPATDPGARIGTLVHMPGGPGGSGVAEVVGGSRFSPEVAARFDIVSFDPRGVGLPDQIRCDAELVEQPPPLVSDDPQHFEVVRDYNKRLGESCRELTGPLLDHVDTVSVAHDIDALRAALGEERISLYGISYGTQTGQAYAENFPTRVRALVLDSVFDHNLSPREFLTTQAATAEDSFNEFVRWCESEERCALHGRDVGAFFDDLYARAERGELTDPQDPSKPLAPERLTQLTVSALYEPMWEQLADRLKSFSETTGPVAVAEPRTLPSALPMVCSDQDFRVGSAEEYAELWKAQRENAPHVRFGVGAPALHCVDFPIRAGNPPHDPDLGGTPPVLIMNALHDPSTGYNWARNVNAQIEQSTLLTYDGWGHGVYSRSECTTGAADRYLIDLRMPPEGSHCPAVPPKPLPQAATAGPW; this is translated from the coding sequence TTGCGGAGACGACGAACGCCCGCGCTGGGGGCGCTGCTGGCATTGGCCGCGGTGACCGCGAGCGCCGCGCCCGCACTCGCCGCCCCGGCCGCCGGGACACCCGCGCCGCAGACCGCCGTCGACTGGCAGCCCTGCGAGCAGAACCCGCAGGTCCAGTGCGCAACGATGCGGGTGCCCGTCGACTGGTCCCGACCGGACGGACCGACCGTCACCATCCCGGTGGCACGCCAACCCGCCACCGACCCGGGCGCGCGCATCGGCACGCTGGTGCACATGCCCGGTGGCCCGGGCGGCTCCGGTGTCGCCGAGGTGGTCGGCGGCTCACGTTTCTCACCGGAGGTCGCCGCGCGGTTCGACATCGTCAGCTTCGACCCTCGCGGCGTCGGCCTGCCCGATCAGATCAGGTGCGATGCCGAGCTGGTCGAGCAGCCGCCGCCGCTCGTGTCCGACGACCCGCAGCACTTCGAGGTGGTGCGCGACTACAACAAGCGCCTGGGCGAGAGCTGCCGCGAGCTGACGGGCCCGCTGCTCGACCACGTCGACACGGTCAGCGTCGCCCATGACATCGACGCGCTGCGCGCCGCGCTGGGCGAGGAGCGCATCAGCCTGTACGGGATCTCCTACGGGACGCAGACCGGCCAGGCCTACGCCGAGAACTTCCCCACGCGGGTGCGGGCGCTCGTGCTGGACAGCGTGTTCGACCACAACCTGAGCCCGCGCGAGTTCCTCACCACCCAGGCCGCGACCGCGGAGGACTCCTTCAACGAGTTCGTCCGGTGGTGCGAGTCCGAGGAGCGCTGCGCGCTGCACGGCCGGGACGTCGGCGCCTTCTTCGACGACCTCTACGCCCGTGCCGAGCGCGGCGAGCTGACCGATCCGCAGGACCCGTCGAAGCCGCTGGCGCCCGAGCGGCTCACCCAGCTGACCGTGTCGGCCCTCTACGAACCGATGTGGGAGCAACTCGCCGACAGGCTCAAGAGCTTCTCGGAGACGACCGGTCCCGTGGCGGTGGCCGAGCCGCGGACGCTGCCCTCGGCACTGCCGATGGTGTGCTCGGACCAGGACTTCCGCGTCGGCTCGGCCGAGGAGTACGCGGAGCTGTGGAAGGCCCAGCGCGAGAACGCCCCGCACGTCCGCTTCGGCGTCGGTGCGCCGGCGCTGCACTGCGTGGACTTCCCGATCCGCGCCGGCAACCCGCCGCACGACCCCGACCTCGGCGGCACGCCGCCGGTCCTGATCATGAACGCCCTGCACGACCCCTCCACCGGCTACAACTGGGCCAGGAACGTCAACGCCCAGATCGAGCAGTCCACGCTGCTCACCTACGACGGCTGGGGGCACGGCGTCTACTCGCGCAGCGAGTGCACAACCGGTGCGGCCGACCGGTACCTGATCGACCTGCGGATGCCGCCGGAAGGCTCGCACTGCCCGGCGGTGCCGCCGAAGCCCCTCCCGCAGGCGGCCACGGCCGGCCCGTGGTGA
- the priA gene encoding bifunctional 1-(5-phosphoribosyl)-5-((5-phosphoribosylamino)methylideneamino)imidazole-4-carboxamide isomerase/phosphoribosylanthranilate isomerase PriA, whose protein sequence is MSFTLLPAVDVADGQAVRLVQGAAGTETSYGDPLEAALAWQRAGAEWVHLVDLDAAFGRGSNRELLADVVAKLDVRVELSGGIRDDASLEAALATGCERVNLGTAALENPDWADRVVAEYGDRVAVGLDVRITEQGHRLAARGWTTDGGDLWEVLARLDAAGCRRYVVTDVSKDGTLQGPNVALLREVCSRTDAPVIASGGVSSVDDLVELSRLAGEGLEGSIVGKALYAGNFTLEEALAAVR, encoded by the coding sequence GTGAGTTTCACCCTGCTTCCCGCCGTTGACGTCGCCGATGGCCAGGCGGTCCGCCTCGTTCAGGGCGCGGCCGGTACCGAGACCTCCTACGGGGATCCGCTGGAGGCCGCGCTGGCCTGGCAGCGCGCGGGCGCGGAGTGGGTCCACCTGGTCGACCTCGACGCCGCCTTCGGCCGCGGCTCCAACCGCGAGCTGCTGGCCGACGTGGTCGCCAAGCTCGACGTGCGGGTCGAGCTCTCCGGCGGCATCCGCGACGACGCCTCGCTGGAGGCGGCGCTGGCCACCGGCTGCGAGCGCGTGAACCTCGGCACCGCCGCCCTGGAGAACCCCGACTGGGCGGACCGCGTAGTCGCCGAGTACGGCGACCGCGTAGCGGTCGGGCTCGACGTCCGGATCACCGAGCAGGGCCACCGGCTCGCCGCGCGCGGCTGGACCACCGACGGCGGCGACCTCTGGGAGGTCCTGGCCCGGCTCGACGCCGCGGGCTGCCGCCGCTACGTCGTCACCGACGTCAGCAAGGACGGCACCCTCCAGGGCCCGAACGTGGCTCTGCTGCGCGAGGTCTGCTCCCGCACCGACGCCCCGGTCATCGCGTCCGGCGGTGTGTCCAGTGTGGACGACCTCGTCGAGCTGTCCCGGCTGGCCGGCGAGGGCCTGGAGGGCTCGATCGTGGGCAAGGCCCTCTACGCGGGCAACTTCACCCTCGAAGAGGCCCTCGCCGCGGTCCGCTGA
- the hisH gene encoding imidazole glycerol phosphate synthase subunit HisH — protein MARVVVLDYGSGNLRSAERALQRVGADVEVTSDHRAAMEADGLVVPGVGAFAACMRGLLAAGGDKIIDHRLAGDRPVLGICVGMQVLFDRGVEHGVPTEGCGQWPGVVERIEADVLPHMGWNTVTAPQDSILFAGLDPETRFYFVHSFGVRKWEMPDSGGALPAPLVTWAEHGEPFVAAVENGALSATQFHPEKSGEAGAVLLRNWLGSL, from the coding sequence GTGGCACGTGTCGTCGTACTCGATTACGGATCAGGCAACCTCCGTTCGGCCGAGCGCGCTCTGCAGCGGGTCGGCGCCGACGTCGAGGTGACCTCCGACCACCGTGCCGCGATGGAGGCCGACGGGCTGGTGGTGCCCGGGGTGGGCGCGTTCGCCGCCTGCATGCGGGGCCTGCTCGCCGCCGGTGGCGACAAGATCATCGACCACCGGCTCGCCGGTGACCGGCCGGTGCTCGGCATCTGCGTGGGCATGCAGGTGCTGTTCGACCGGGGTGTGGAGCACGGCGTGCCCACCGAAGGCTGCGGCCAGTGGCCGGGCGTCGTCGAGCGCATCGAGGCCGACGTCCTGCCGCACATGGGCTGGAACACCGTCACCGCGCCGCAGGACAGCATCCTCTTCGCCGGTCTCGACCCGGAGACCCGCTTCTACTTCGTGCATTCGTTCGGGGTGCGCAAGTGGGAGATGCCGGATTCCGGAGGTGCCTTGCCCGCGCCCCTGGTCACCTGGGCCGAGCACGGCGAGCCGTTCGTCGCGGCCGTGGAGAACGGTGCGCTCTCGGCGACCCAGTTCCACCCGGAGAAGTCGGGGGAGGCGGGCGCGGTCCTGCTGCGCAACTGGCTGGGCAGCCTGTGA
- a CDS encoding transketolase family protein has translation MTAIAEKTTMREAFVDTVAAALDTDPRLAVVLAEISADRFADAARRHPDRVVNVGIREQAMIGVAGGMALTGLRPVVHSITPFLVERPFEQLKLDLNHQGVGAVVVSTGASYDYPGAGRTHMAPGDVALLDTLPGWTVHVPGHPEEAAELLRAALPGDDPVYVRLSERANSEPVARGPGWHRVREGRDGVVLAVGPMLRPVLSATAGLDVTVLYAATVRPFDSTGLRHAVLGARPDVVLVEPYLAGTSTHAVADALPDIPHRVLALGVRRDAELRAYGTAEEHEVAHGLGPSAIRAAVGSFLAGAR, from the coding sequence ATGACCGCGATCGCTGAGAAGACGACCATGCGCGAGGCGTTCGTCGACACCGTCGCCGCCGCGCTCGACACCGACCCCAGGCTGGCGGTGGTGCTCGCGGAGATCTCCGCGGACCGCTTCGCCGACGCCGCCCGCCGCCACCCGGACCGCGTGGTCAACGTCGGCATCCGGGAGCAGGCCATGATCGGCGTGGCGGGCGGGATGGCGCTGACCGGTCTTCGGCCGGTGGTGCACTCGATCACGCCGTTCCTGGTGGAACGCCCCTTCGAGCAGCTCAAGCTCGACCTCAACCACCAGGGCGTGGGGGCGGTCGTCGTGAGCACCGGCGCGTCGTACGACTACCCCGGGGCAGGGCGCACGCACATGGCCCCGGGCGACGTGGCGCTCCTGGACACGCTGCCCGGCTGGACCGTGCACGTGCCGGGCCACCCCGAGGAGGCGGCGGAGCTGCTGCGGGCGGCGCTGCCCGGTGACGACCCCGTCTACGTCCGGCTCTCCGAGCGGGCCAACTCCGAACCGGTGGCGCGGGGGCCGGGCTGGCACCGTGTGAGGGAAGGCCGGGACGGCGTCGTCCTGGCGGTCGGCCCGATGCTGCGTCCGGTCCTCTCCGCCACAGCCGGGCTCGACGTGACGGTGCTCTACGCGGCGACCGTGCGGCCCTTCGACTCGACCGGCCTGCGGCACGCGGTGCTGGGCGCACGGCCGGACGTCGTCCTGGTGGAGCCCTACCTCGCGGGAACCTCGACGCACGCGGTCGCCGACGCGCTGCCCGACATCCCGCACCGCGTCCTCGCCTTGGGCGTGCGGCGCGACGCCGAGCTGCGCGCGTACGGCACCGCCGAGGAGCACGAGGTGGCGCACGGGCTCGGCCCGAGCGCGATCCGCGCGGCGGTCGGTTCGTTCCTGGCAGGGGCGCGGTAG
- a CDS encoding thiamine pyrophosphate-dependent enzyme, whose translation MTITTAPGYGYADLGALMSEMTGDEKHEPAATSTLDVLWVLYDQVLAVGPQRTDDPDRDRFLLSKGHGPMAYYAVLAAKGFFDRSELRRFAEFGSVLGHHPDRMLVPGVEIGSGSLGHGLPLALGVVLGLRARGRRDPRVVVLVGDAELDEGSNHEAIAVAGRRGLGQLTAVVVDNASASYGWPGGIGERFAREGWAQRTVDGRDHDALREALTDTRPDRPLVVVAEVEPKG comes from the coding sequence ATGACGATCACGACCGCGCCCGGGTACGGCTACGCCGATCTCGGTGCGCTGATGAGCGAGATGACCGGCGACGAGAAGCACGAGCCCGCCGCGACCTCCACCCTCGACGTCCTCTGGGTGCTCTACGACCAGGTGCTCGCGGTCGGCCCGCAGCGGACCGACGACCCCGACCGCGACCGCTTCCTGCTGTCCAAGGGGCACGGTCCGATGGCCTACTACGCCGTGCTCGCCGCCAAGGGCTTCTTCGACCGCTCCGAGCTGCGCCGGTTCGCCGAGTTCGGCTCCGTGCTCGGGCACCACCCCGACCGGATGCTCGTGCCCGGCGTGGAGATCGGCAGCGGCTCGCTCGGCCACGGGCTGCCGCTGGCCCTCGGCGTGGTGCTGGGCCTGCGCGCCCGCGGGCGGCGCGACCCGCGCGTGGTGGTGCTGGTCGGCGACGCCGAGCTCGACGAGGGCAGCAACCACGAGGCCATCGCCGTCGCGGGACGCCGCGGGCTCGGACAGCTCACCGCCGTCGTCGTCGACAACGCCTCGGCGAGCTACGGCTGGCCGGGCGGGATCGGCGAGCGCTTCGCCCGCGAGGGCTGGGCGCAGCGCACCGTCGACGGCCGCGACCACGACGCGCTGCGCGAGGCGCTCACCGACACCCGCCCCGACCGCCCGCTCGTGGTGGTCGCCGAGGTCGAGCCGAAGGGATGA
- the soxR gene encoding redox-sensitive transcriptional activator SoxR, with the protein MSKLPKLLTIGEVSYRSGVAQTALRFYEQRDLITATRTSGNQRRYDRTVLRRLAFIRAAQRVGLSLEQIAEALSTLPADRAPGKADWSRLSRSWRDELDARIEGLQKLRDNLTGCIACGCLSLRTCALNNPDDIAMDRLGPGRTLLQPAGDGC; encoded by the coding sequence GTGTCGAAACTACCGAAGCTCCTCACCATCGGCGAAGTGTCCTACCGCAGCGGTGTCGCCCAGACCGCGCTGCGCTTCTACGAGCAGCGCGACCTGATCACCGCCACCCGCACCAGCGGCAACCAGCGGCGCTACGACCGCACGGTGCTACGCAGGCTGGCGTTCATCCGCGCCGCGCAGCGGGTGGGGCTGAGCCTCGAGCAGATCGCCGAGGCGCTCTCGACGCTGCCCGCCGACCGCGCTCCCGGCAAGGCCGACTGGTCGCGGCTGTCGCGGAGCTGGCGCGACGAGCTCGACGCCCGCATCGAGGGGCTGCAGAAGCTGCGCGACAACCTCACCGGCTGCATCGCCTGCGGCTGCCTGTCGCTGCGGACCTGCGCGCTGAACAACCCCGACGACATCGCCATGGACCGTCTCGGCCCGGGCCGGACGCTGCTGCAACCGGCCGGCGACGGCTGCTGA
- a CDS encoding response regulator, producing MIRVLVVEDDPLVGEAHADYVDRVEGFEVAGRVRTGQDALRFLEKTGVDLVLLDLGLPDIDGLQVARALRTAGSGPDVIAVTSARDLKVVRASIASGVVQYLLKPFTFAAMREKLEDYARFRASLSDDRDASGQAEIDRAFSALRGTDRTPLPKGMGEETLAAVVSALREAPDGASAGAVGESAGVSRVTARRYLEYLVGNGMADRQPQYGGVGRPEMTYQWRSSPW from the coding sequence GTGATCCGGGTTCTGGTGGTCGAGGACGACCCGCTGGTCGGCGAGGCCCACGCGGACTACGTCGATCGGGTGGAGGGCTTCGAGGTCGCCGGCCGGGTCCGCACCGGCCAGGACGCGTTGCGCTTCCTGGAGAAGACCGGGGTCGACCTGGTGCTGCTCGACCTCGGGCTTCCCGACATCGACGGCCTGCAGGTCGCCCGCGCGCTGCGCACCGCCGGAAGCGGCCCCGACGTCATCGCGGTGACCTCGGCGCGGGACCTGAAGGTGGTGCGCGCCTCCATCGCCAGCGGTGTCGTGCAGTACCTGCTCAAGCCGTTCACCTTCGCCGCCATGCGCGAGAAGCTGGAGGACTACGCCCGGTTCCGCGCCAGCCTCAGCGACGACCGGGACGCCAGCGGACAGGCCGAGATCGACCGCGCCTTCTCGGCGCTGCGCGGCACCGACCGCACCCCGCTGCCCAAGGGGATGGGGGAGGAGACGCTGGCGGCCGTCGTCTCCGCGCTGCGCGAGGCGCCGGACGGCGCGTCGGCGGGTGCGGTCGGGGAGTCGGCCGGCGTCTCCCGCGTGACGGCCCGCCGGTATCTGGAGTACCTGGTGGGCAACGGGATGGCCGACCGGCAACCGCAGTACGGCGGCGTCGGCCGGCCCGAGATGACCTACCAGTGGCGGTCCTCGCCCTGGTGA
- a CDS encoding sensor histidine kinase, with the protein MHVELTRNRPGRGWSLSRRLFVLQIVVVAFVVLGGAALSWYDARRQAEDAATGEVVSVARAVASLPAVRAAMGRPDASAELQPLAEDVRTATGVAFVTIMTPEGIRYTHPDPTRIGRPFIGHIDQARTGLVFTETYTGSLGPSVRAVVPVFGDGGQVRGLVSVGIHMRVLTAEVRGHVTALVLVAAAALAMGGALTYLVNRRLARHTHGLTPAELSRMYEYHDAILHAVREGLLLVSPSGRVTLCNDGAAFLLSAQPSEVEGALVSELGLPEQLADDLASGHAVRDEVHLTDDRVLLVNSSAVRSGGRDLGSVVTLRDHTELQALSGELDTLHGFSESLRSQAHESANRLHAVVSLIELGRAEEAAGLATAELELAQQLTDRVVGAVSEPVLAAVLLGKSAEASERGVEVVLSEDTEIDDSVSGQVDSRDLVTILGNLIDNAVEATQDAADPKVVVTARRTGAELMIRVADNGPGIDPEAAQRVFQRGWSTKDGSRGLGLALVGQSVRRYGGTVEVGDDGGAVFTVRLPAGPEAGAR; encoded by the coding sequence GTGCACGTGGAACTGACGCGGAACCGGCCCGGCCGCGGCTGGAGCCTGTCCAGGCGGCTGTTCGTGCTGCAGATCGTGGTGGTGGCCTTCGTCGTGCTCGGCGGCGCGGCGCTGTCCTGGTACGACGCGCGGCGCCAGGCCGAGGACGCCGCCACCGGCGAGGTCGTGTCGGTGGCGCGGGCCGTCGCGTCGCTGCCCGCGGTGCGCGCCGCGATGGGCCGCCCGGACGCCTCCGCCGAGCTCCAGCCGCTCGCCGAGGACGTGCGCACCGCCACCGGTGTCGCGTTCGTGACGATCATGACGCCGGAGGGCATCCGCTACACCCACCCCGACCCCACCCGCATCGGCCGGCCGTTCATCGGCCACATCGACCAGGCCCGCACGGGACTGGTGTTCACCGAGACCTACACCGGCTCGCTCGGGCCGTCGGTGCGCGCGGTCGTCCCGGTCTTCGGCGACGGCGGGCAGGTGCGCGGACTGGTGTCGGTCGGCATCCACATGCGGGTGCTCACCGCCGAGGTTCGGGGCCACGTGACCGCGCTGGTGCTGGTCGCGGCAGCCGCGCTGGCCATGGGCGGGGCGCTGACATACCTGGTCAACAGGCGGCTCGCCCGCCACACCCACGGGCTCACCCCGGCCGAGCTGAGCCGGATGTACGAGTACCACGACGCGATCCTGCACGCGGTGCGCGAAGGTCTCCTGCTCGTCTCGCCGTCCGGACGCGTCACCCTGTGCAACGACGGCGCCGCCTTCCTGCTGTCCGCACAGCCGTCCGAGGTGGAGGGAGCGCTGGTTTCGGAGCTGGGGCTGCCCGAACAGCTGGCCGACGACCTGGCATCCGGGCACGCCGTGCGCGACGAGGTCCACCTGACCGACGACCGCGTGCTGCTGGTCAACTCCTCGGCGGTGCGCAGCGGGGGCCGCGACCTCGGCAGCGTGGTGACCCTGCGGGACCACACCGAGCTCCAGGCGCTCAGCGGGGAGCTCGACACCCTGCACGGCTTCTCGGAGTCGCTGCGCTCGCAGGCCCACGAGTCGGCGAACCGGCTGCACGCCGTCGTCTCGCTGATCGAGCTGGGGCGGGCCGAGGAGGCCGCGGGCCTGGCCACCGCCGAGCTCGAGCTCGCCCAGCAGCTCACCGACCGCGTGGTGGGCGCGGTGTCGGAGCCGGTGCTGGCGGCGGTCCTGCTCGGCAAGAGCGCGGAGGCGAGCGAGCGGGGTGTGGAGGTCGTGCTCAGCGAGGACACCGAGATCGACGACTCGGTGAGCGGCCAGGTCGACTCGCGCGACCTGGTCACCATTCTCGGAAACCTGATCGACAACGCCGTGGAGGCCACCCAGGACGCCGCCGACCCGAAGGTGGTGGTGACCGCCAGGAGGACGGGCGCGGAACTGATGATCCGGGTCGCCGACAACGGACCGGGCATCGATCCGGAGGCGGCGCAACGCGTTTTCCAGCGCGGATGGTCCACGAAGGACGGATCGCGGGGGCTCGGGCTGGCGCTGGTCGGCCAGAGCGTGCGCCGCTACGGCGGCACCGTGGAGGTCGGCGACGACGGCGGTGCGGTCTTCACCGTGCGCCTCCCGGCCGGACCGGAGGCGGGCGCGCGGTGA
- a CDS encoding cation:dicarboxylate symporter family transporter, with protein sequence MASKDAAPPGTRRRDRTHYLYIAVIVAVLAGIAVGFAAPDLGVALKPLGTGFVDLIKMMISPVIFCTIVLGVGGVRKAAKVGKVGGLALGYFMAMSLVALIIGLIVGNFLHPGEGLQITDSLRGQGQDQAGEGAKSTTEFLLGIIPDTLVSALTEGEVLQTLLVALLAGFALQALGDKGAPVLRGIEHVQRLVFKILAMVMWAAPVGAFGAIAAVVGATGVDALKGLAVIMFGFYLTCLLFVFVILGPLLWFAARVSLLKLLRYLGREFLLIVSTSSSEAALPRLIAKMEHLGVSKPVVGITVPTGYSFNLDGTAIYLTMASLFIASAMGDPLTIGEQISLLLFMIVASKGAAGVSGAGLATLAGGLQSHRPELLDGVGLIVGIDRFMSEARALTNFAGNAVATVLIGSWTKEIDRTQVQRVFSGADPFDEQSFADDSDGGGSGGEEKPPAGEQTAKVGADK encoded by the coding sequence GTGGCAAGCAAAGACGCTGCGCCGCCCGGCACCCGCCGCCGGGACCGGACCCACTACCTCTACATCGCCGTGATCGTGGCGGTGCTGGCAGGCATCGCGGTCGGATTCGCCGCCCCGGACCTCGGGGTCGCCCTGAAACCACTGGGCACCGGGTTCGTCGACCTGATCAAGATGATGATCTCGCCGGTCATCTTCTGCACCATCGTGCTCGGCGTGGGAGGCGTCCGGAAGGCCGCCAAGGTCGGCAAGGTCGGCGGCCTCGCGCTGGGGTACTTCATGGCCATGTCGCTGGTCGCGCTGATCATCGGCCTGATCGTCGGCAACTTCCTGCACCCCGGCGAGGGCCTGCAGATCACCGACTCGCTGCGCGGCCAGGGCCAGGACCAGGCCGGTGAGGGAGCCAAGTCCACCACCGAGTTCCTGCTCGGGATCATCCCGGACACGCTGGTCTCGGCGCTGACCGAGGGCGAGGTCCTGCAGACGCTGCTGGTCGCCCTGCTCGCCGGTTTCGCGTTGCAGGCCCTGGGCGACAAGGGCGCGCCGGTCCTGCGCGGCATCGAGCACGTCCAGCGCCTGGTGTTCAAGATCCTCGCGATGGTGATGTGGGCGGCCCCGGTCGGCGCCTTCGGCGCGATCGCCGCGGTGGTCGGCGCGACCGGCGTGGACGCGCTCAAGGGCCTCGCCGTGATCATGTTCGGCTTCTACCTGACGTGCCTGCTGTTCGTCTTCGTGATCCTCGGCCCGCTGCTGTGGTTCGCCGCCCGGGTGAGCCTGTTGAAGCTGCTGCGCTACCTGGGACGTGAGTTCCTGCTGATCGTCTCCACCTCGTCGTCGGAGGCCGCGCTGCCGCGGCTGATCGCGAAGATGGAGCACCTCGGCGTGAGCAAGCCGGTCGTCGGCATCACGGTGCCCACCGGGTACTCGTTCAACCTCGACGGCACCGCCATCTACCTCACGATGGCCTCGCTGTTCATCGCCAGCGCGATGGGCGACCCGCTGACGATCGGCGAGCAGATCTCGCTGCTGCTGTTCATGATCGTGGCCTCCAAGGGCGCGGCGGGCGTGAGCGGCGCGGGCCTGGCCACCCTGGCCGGCGGCCTGCAGTCGCACCGCCCCGAGCTGCTCGACGGCGTCGGCCTCATCGTCGGCATCGACCGCTTCATGTCCGAGGCCCGCGCACTGACCAACTTCGCGGGCAACGCGGTGGCCACGGTGCTGATCGGATCCTGGACCAAGGAGATCGACCGCACCCAGGTGCAGCGCGTGTTCTCCGGCGCGGACCCGTTCGACGAGCAGTCCTTCGCCGACGATTCCGACGGCGGGGGTTCCGGCGGCGAGGAGAAGCCGCCCGCGGGCGAGCAGACCGCGAAGGTCGGCGCCGACAAGTAG
- a CDS encoding YciI family protein translates to MKHYLLSVYQSAGDPPPPEVLDPVMRDVDAVNDEMRAAGAWVFAGGLHPPSTATVLRSQGSGVLTTDGPFAEGEEPLGGLAVIRAADLDEALRWGRELARATTLPIEVRPFHDEPES, encoded by the coding sequence ATGAAGCACTACCTGCTGAGCGTGTACCAGTCCGCCGGGGACCCGCCCCCGCCCGAGGTCCTCGACCCGGTCATGCGCGATGTCGACGCCGTCAACGACGAGATGCGCGCCGCGGGGGCGTGGGTGTTCGCCGGCGGGCTGCACCCGCCGAGCACCGCGACAGTGCTGCGGTCGCAGGGCTCCGGAGTGCTCACCACGGACGGGCCGTTCGCCGAGGGCGAGGAGCCGCTGGGCGGCCTCGCCGTCATCAGGGCAGCCGACCTCGACGAGGCGCTGCGGTGGGGGCGCGAGCTCGCCCGCGCCACGACGCTGCCGATCGAGGTCCGCCCCTTCCACGACGAGCCCGAAAGCTGA